The genomic segment TCGGCGATACCTCCGCCCGCGCCGGTGACCCCGGCCCACGGCACCGCCGCCGCACCGCCGGCCACTCCGCAGCCCACGACGGCGGCCCCGTACCCGGACACACCTCGGCCCGCTGCGGCGCCGTATCCGGAGGGGGCCCCGCACACGGCGGCCTCGTACGCGGAGGCGCCCCAGGGCGCGACACCTCCGTTCTCGGACGCGTCCCCGCCTGCCGCGGCTCCGTACCCCGACGCCTCTCAGCCCCCAGGGGCCTCCTACGCGTATCCGTCCCAGCCGGGGCCGCCGCCCTTCGGGGACTCGGCGCAGGCCGTGCCGCCTCCGTACGCGGGTGGGGCTCAGCCAGCTCCGCCTCCGTACGGGGGAGGGGCTCAGTCCGCGCCGCCTCCGTACGCGGAAGCGGCTCAGCCGGTGCCTCCGCCTTACGCGGGCGGAGCCCAGTCCGCGCCGCCTCCGCAGGCGGGTGGGGTCCAGCCCGCGCCGACCGCCTACGCCGATCCCGCTCAGGCTCTCCGAGCCGCGCCGCAGGGGCCCTGGCAGAACTACGACCCGTGGGCCGGGTCGGGGTCGTTGCAGCAGAACGGGGCCGCGGTGGACGACGTGGCGCGGCGGCGCCGGCGCAGGGGGAAGGTCCTGTTGGCCGGGGCCCTGCTGATCGCCGTCGTGGCCGGCGGTATCGGCGGGGCCGTGGGTACGTATCTGGAGCGGAACGGCGGTGTCGGGGCGGTCGAGCTGCCGCAGACCAGTGACGGGGTGACGGGACGGGCGCCCGACAGCGTCGCCGGGATCGCCGCCAGCGCGCTGCCCAGCGTCGTGACCCTGCATGTGAGCGGGGACAGCGCCCAGGGCACCGGCACCGGATTCGTGCTCGACGAGCGCGGCCACATCCTCACCAACAACCACGTCGTCGACCCCGCCGGCACGAGCGGGGACATATCGGTGACGTTCAGCGGCGGCGAGACGGCCAAGGCCACCATCGTCGGCCGGGACACGGGGTACGACCTGGCCGTCGTCAAGGTGTCCGGCGTCAGCGGACTCAAGCCACTGCCCCTCGGCAACTCGGAGGAGGTCCAGGTCGGCGACCCGGTCGTCGCCATCGGCGCCCCCTTCGACCTGGCCAACACCGTCACCTCCGGCATCATCAGCGCCAAGGAGCGGCCCATCACGGCCGGCGGCGAGGGCGGTGACGTGAGCGACGTGTCGTACGTGGACGCGCTGCAGACCGACGCGCCGATAAACCCCGGCAACTCCGGCGGCCCACTCCTGGACGGCAAGGCCCGGGTGATCGGCATCAACAGCGCCATCCGGTCCGCCGGCAGCTCCGAGTCGGACGGCGGGCAGGCCGGTTCGATCGGGCTCGGCTTCGCGATACCCATCAACCAGGGCAAGCGGGTCGCCGAGGAGCTGATCAACACCGGCAAGGCCACCCACCCGGTGATCGGTGTCACCCTCGACATGGACTACTCGGGTGACGGCGCGCGCATCGGCGACGACGGCGGATCGGGGGTGACCTCGGGCGGCCCCGCCGACCGGGCGGGCATCCGCTCGGGTGATGTCATCACCGAGGTCGACGGCCAGCGCGTCCACTCCGGCGACGAACTGATCGTCAAGGTCCGCGCCCACCGGCCCGGCGACCGGCTGGAGCTCACCCTCCTGCGCAACGGCAGGGAGCGGACGGTCACTCTCACTCTCGGCTCGTCCGGCGGCGACTGACCGTGAGGCGGCGGCCACGACGGCGGGACGTACTGAAGGCAACTTCACAGGCGGGGGCCCCACACCCCCTCCTGCCAGGCAAACAGCTGGGAAAACCCGTCGTCCGGTCGTGGTCGGCAGCCGCCGGACAGTACCGGATCGGCAGGATCGCCGGGTACCGTGGATCCGGCCCGGACCACGGAAGACCTGCCGAGGCCCGCGGATCGGGACCGAGGACATGCCAAGGAGCTTCAGGTGTTCAATGACATAGGTGCGCTCGAGGTGGTGACGCTCGTCGTCCTCGCCGTGCTCGTCTTCGGTCCGGACAAGCTCCCGAAGGTGATCCAGGACGTCACGCGGACGATCCGCAAGATCCGCGAGTTCTCGGACAGCGCCAAGGCGGACATCCGCAGCGAACTCGGACCGGAGTTCAAGGACTTCGAGTTCGAGGACCTCAACCCCAAGACGTTCCTCCGCAAGCAGCTGGACAACGACGAACTGGGGCTGAAGGAGATCCGCAGCGGCTTCGACCTGAAGAAGGAGATGGCCGATCTGACGGACGCGGTCCACGGCCGCGAGTCCGACTCGGCGTCCACCCCCGCCCCCGCCGCCATCGGTTCCGGCTCCGACGGCTCCGCGTCGGGCTCGTCCGGCGGAACCATCGACATGACCAAGAAGCCCGAGCCGGCCGAGCGTCCGCCGTACGACATGGACGCCACCTGAGCGGTACGCCGCTCGCCGCCCGTACCGCCTCCGGCCTGCCCTTCCGCGCCGTACGCCCGTGTGCTGCCGCGC from the Streptomyces sp. NBC_00310 genome contains:
- a CDS encoding trypsin-like peptidase domain-containing protein, which encodes MTPAHGTAAAPPATPQPTTAAPYPDTPRPAAAPYPEGAPHTAASYAEAPQGATPPFSDASPPAAAPYPDASQPPGASYAYPSQPGPPPFGDSAQAVPPPYAGGAQPAPPPYGGGAQSAPPPYAEAAQPVPPPYAGGAQSAPPPQAGGVQPAPTAYADPAQALRAAPQGPWQNYDPWAGSGSLQQNGAAVDDVARRRRRRGKVLLAGALLIAVVAGGIGGAVGTYLERNGGVGAVELPQTSDGVTGRAPDSVAGIAASALPSVVTLHVSGDSAQGTGTGFVLDERGHILTNNHVVDPAGTSGDISVTFSGGETAKATIVGRDTGYDLAVVKVSGVSGLKPLPLGNSEEVQVGDPVVAIGAPFDLANTVTSGIISAKERPITAGGEGGDVSDVSYVDALQTDAPINPGNSGGPLLDGKARVIGINSAIRSAGSSESDGGQAGSIGLGFAIPINQGKRVAEELINTGKATHPVIGVTLDMDYSGDGARIGDDGGSGVTSGGPADRAGIRSGDVITEVDGQRVHSGDELIVKVRAHRPGDRLELTLLRNGRERTVTLTLGSSGGD
- a CDS encoding sec-independent translocase, yielding MFNDIGALEVVTLVVLAVLVFGPDKLPKVIQDVTRTIRKIREFSDSAKADIRSELGPEFKDFEFEDLNPKTFLRKQLDNDELGLKEIRSGFDLKKEMADLTDAVHGRESDSASTPAPAAIGSGSDGSASGSSGGTIDMTKKPEPAERPPYDMDAT